In a single window of the Anaerocolumna cellulosilytica genome:
- a CDS encoding response regulator transcription factor: MAKILVVEDESKIARFVELELKYEGYEVEIAADGRSGLEKALQKDVDLVLLDIMLPGISGIEVCRRIRTESSVPIIMLTAKDDVTDKVAGLDMGADDYMTKPFAIEELLARIRVALNRHTKLVQPKVNLLQIGELKLNLTSHSAYYGDEELTLTKKEYELLEYLMRNKNIAITREQLLNNVWDYEYLGDTNVVDVYIRYLRQKIDDKYGIRLINTVRGVGYIIKDEI, translated from the coding sequence ATGGCTAAAATATTAGTTGTTGAGGATGAAAGCAAAATAGCTAGATTTGTGGAGCTGGAATTAAAATATGAAGGTTATGAAGTTGAAATTGCAGCTGATGGAAGGTCAGGACTTGAGAAAGCACTGCAAAAGGATGTGGATCTGGTATTATTAGATATTATGCTTCCAGGAATTAGTGGAATAGAGGTTTGCAGACGTATTCGTACAGAATCATCTGTACCAATCATAATGCTTACTGCAAAGGATGATGTAACCGATAAAGTTGCGGGATTGGACATGGGAGCGGATGATTATATGACGAAGCCATTTGCCATAGAAGAGTTACTGGCAAGAATTCGTGTAGCTTTAAACAGGCATACAAAGCTTGTTCAGCCTAAAGTAAATTTATTGCAAATTGGTGAGTTAAAGTTAAATCTGACCAGCCATAGTGCTTATTATGGTGACGAAGAGTTAACACTAACCAAAAAGGAATATGAATTACTGGAATATTTAATGCGAAACAAAAATATAGCTATCACCAGAGAACAATTGTTAAACAATGTATGGGATTATGAGTATTTAGGTGATACCAATGTTGTGGATGTTTATATACGTTATCTAAGACAGAAGATAGATGATAAGTATGGAATTAGACTTATCAATACGGTACGAGGGGTGGGTTATATTATCAAGGATGAAATTTAA
- the tkt gene encoding transketolase: protein MSNIDTMSVNAIRVLSADAVQKANSGHPGLPLGSAAMAYELWAKHMNHNPKNPTWANRDRFVLSGGHGSTLLYSLLHLFGYGNLSKEDLANFRQLDSLTPGHPEYGHTVGVEATTGPLGAGMAMAVGMAMGEAHLAAKFNKEGYPIVDHYTYVLGGDGCMMEGISSEAFSLAGTLALNKLIVLYDSNKISIEGDTDIAFTEDVKKRFEAFGFQTLVVEDGNNLEEIGAAIEAAKADKTRPSMITVKTKIGFGSPKEGQASAHGEPLGVDNVAALRVKLGWPSTEDFFVPEEVYDNFNSITEKNTKIEEAWNKLFKEYSEKYPDMKELWDKHHDEAIAKELLDSEDFWAYADKPDATRNLSGMVINRIKDLVPGFIGGSADLSPSTKTYMKEEGDYSKDNYAGRNLHFGVRELAMAAIGNGLALHGGLRPFVSTFFVFSDYVKPMARLSSLMGLPLTFVLTHDSIGVGEDGPTHEPIEQLAMLRAMPNFTVFRPADATETIASWYYAITSTKTPTALVLTRQNLPQYANSSKEALKGAYIIAPSTKEVPDAIILASGSEVELGVKAKEELLKDGIDVRVVSVPSIDVFEQQSKEYKEAILPNNVRARVAIEAAIDFGWGKYVGLDGAYVTMKGFGASAPAAKLFEKFGFTTENVVSTVKSIL, encoded by the coding sequence ATGAGCAACATCGATACAATGTCAGTAAATGCAATCAGGGTATTATCTGCGGATGCAGTACAAAAAGCTAACTCAGGTCATCCTGGTTTACCTTTAGGTTCTGCCGCTATGGCCTATGAATTATGGGCAAAACATATGAACCATAACCCTAAGAATCCAACATGGGCAAATAGAGACCGTTTTGTTTTATCTGGTGGACATGGTTCAACTTTGTTATATTCTCTTTTGCATTTATTTGGATACGGTAATCTTTCAAAAGAAGACTTGGCAAATTTTAGACAGCTGGACTCTCTAACTCCGGGACATCCTGAATATGGACATACGGTTGGCGTAGAGGCAACGACAGGACCTCTTGGTGCTGGTATGGCTATGGCTGTGGGTATGGCTATGGGAGAAGCGCATTTAGCAGCAAAGTTTAACAAAGAAGGATACCCAATTGTTGATCATTATACTTATGTACTTGGTGGAGATGGTTGTATGATGGAGGGAATATCCTCTGAAGCCTTCTCTTTAGCAGGTACTTTAGCTTTAAATAAATTGATTGTATTATATGATTCTAATAAGATATCCATAGAAGGTGATACAGATATTGCTTTTACAGAAGATGTGAAGAAACGCTTTGAAGCTTTTGGGTTCCAAACATTAGTAGTTGAAGATGGAAATAACTTAGAGGAAATTGGAGCTGCAATTGAAGCTGCAAAAGCTGATAAAACAAGACCTTCTATGATTACTGTAAAAACAAAAATTGGTTTTGGTTCTCCTAAGGAAGGTCAGGCAAGTGCTCATGGTGAACCCTTAGGTGTTGATAATGTTGCAGCTTTAAGAGTAAAATTAGGCTGGCCATCTACAGAAGACTTCTTTGTACCAGAGGAAGTATATGATAACTTTAATTCAATTACAGAAAAGAATACTAAGATAGAAGAAGCATGGAATAAGTTGTTTAAAGAATACAGTGAAAAATATCCGGATATGAAAGAACTTTGGGATAAGCACCATGATGAAGCAATTGCCAAAGAATTATTAGATAGCGAGGATTTTTGGGCATATGCAGACAAACCCGATGCGACAAGAAATCTTTCTGGTATGGTTATCAATCGTATTAAAGATTTAGTTCCCGGATTTATTGGAGGTTCTGCTGATTTATCTCCTTCTACTAAGACTTATATGAAAGAAGAAGGAGATTACTCAAAAGATAATTATGCCGGCAGAAATCTTCATTTTGGTGTAAGAGAGTTGGCCATGGCTGCAATAGGTAATGGTCTTGCATTGCACGGTGGTTTAAGACCTTTTGTTTCAACATTCTTTGTATTTAGTGATTATGTAAAACCGATGGCAAGACTTTCTTCTTTAATGGGACTTCCATTAACCTTTGTATTAACACATGATAGTATTGGTGTAGGTGAAGATGGTCCTACTCATGAACCAATAGAGCAATTGGCAATGCTGCGTGCCATGCCAAACTTTACTGTATTTAGACCGGCGGATGCTACAGAGACCATTGCGAGCTGGTATTATGCTATAACTTCAACAAAAACACCAACCGCATTAGTTTTAACACGTCAAAACCTACCTCAATATGCGAATTCCAGTAAAGAAGCATTAAAGGGTGCATATATTATAGCCCCTTCTACTAAAGAGGTTCCTGATGCCATTATATTGGCGAGTGGTTCTGAAGTTGAATTGGGCGTTAAGGCAAAAGAAGAATTACTTAAAGATGGTATTGATGTACGAGTAGTCAGCGTACCTTCTATTGATGTATTTGAGCAACAGTCGAAAGAGTATAAAGAAGCAATATTGCCTAATAATGTAAGAGCCAGAGTTGCAATTGAAGCTGCTATTGATTTTGGTTGGGGTAAATATGTTGGTTTGGATGGAGCATACGTGACAATGAAAGGCTTTGGAGCATCCGCACCGGCAGCGAAACTATTTGAGAAGTTTGGATTTACAACTGAAAATGTTGTATCAACAGTAAAATCAATTCTATAA